From one Streptomyces sp. Q6 genomic stretch:
- a CDS encoding barstar family protein, with product MSGLHEAVAEAGWAVRVVDLAGAADKAALMDRCAAALDLPGWFGRNWDALADVLSDPGVWPRAATAGLVVVVTGWSEFGGRCPVEWETAREVFEEAVERRRASDTALTVLLGLS from the coding sequence ATGAGCGGGCTGCACGAAGCCGTCGCCGAGGCCGGATGGGCGGTGCGGGTCGTCGACCTCGCGGGGGCCGCGGACAAGGCCGCCCTCATGGACCGTTGCGCCGCCGCCCTCGACCTGCCCGGCTGGTTCGGGCGGAACTGGGACGCGCTGGCCGATGTGCTGAGCGACCCCGGTGTGTGGCCGCGGGCCGCGACGGCCGGGCTCGTGGTCGTCGTGACCGGCTGGTCGGAGTTCGGCGGGCGGTGCCCCGTGGAGTGGGAGACCGCCCGTGAGGTGTTCGAGGAGGCCGTCGAGCGGCGCCGCGCGAGCGACACCGCCCTGACCGTGCTGCTCGGCCTCAGTTGA
- the metK gene encoding methionine adenosyltransferase, translated as MSRRLFTSESVTEGHPDKIADQISDTILDALLREDPTSRVAVETLITTGLVHVAGEVTTKAYAPIAQLVRDKILEIGYDSSKKGFDGASCGVSVSIGSQSPDIAQGVDTAYEKRVEGDDDELDKQGAGDQGLMFGYACDETPELMPLPIHLAHRLSRRLSEVRKNGTIPYLRPDGKTQVTIEYDGDKAVRLDTVVVSSQHASDIDLDSLLAPDIREFVVEPELKALLDDGIKLETEGYRLLVNPTGRFEIGGPMGDAGLTGRKIIIDTYGGYARHGGGAFSGKDPSKVDRSAAYAMRWVAKNVVAAGLASRCEVQVAYAIGKAEPVGLFVETFGTNTVDTDKIEAAISEVFDLRPAAIIRDLDLLRPIYSQTAAYGHFGRALPDFTWERTDRVDALRKAAGL; from the coding sequence GTGTCCCGTCGCCTGTTCACCTCGGAGTCCGTGACCGAGGGTCACCCCGACAAGATCGCTGACCAGATCAGCGACACCATTCTTGACGCCCTGCTGCGCGAGGACCCCACGTCCCGCGTCGCCGTCGAGACGCTGATCACCACGGGCCTCGTGCACGTGGCCGGCGAGGTCACCACCAAGGCGTACGCGCCGATCGCGCAGCTCGTGCGCGACAAGATCCTCGAGATCGGCTACGACTCGTCGAAGAAGGGCTTCGACGGCGCGTCCTGCGGCGTCTCGGTCTCCATCGGCTCGCAGTCGCCCGACATCGCGCAGGGCGTCGACACCGCGTACGAGAAGCGCGTCGAGGGCGATGACGACGAGCTCGACAAGCAGGGCGCGGGCGACCAGGGCCTGATGTTCGGCTACGCGTGCGACGAGACGCCGGAGCTCATGCCGCTCCCGATCCACCTCGCGCACCGCCTGTCGCGCCGCCTCTCCGAGGTCCGCAAGAACGGCACGATCCCTTACCTCCGTCCGGACGGCAAGACCCAGGTCACCATCGAGTACGACGGCGACAAGGCCGTGCGTCTCGACACCGTGGTCGTCTCGTCGCAGCACGCGTCGGACATCGACCTGGACTCGCTGCTCGCCCCCGACATCCGCGAGTTCGTCGTCGAGCCCGAGCTGAAGGCTCTCCTCGACGACGGCATCAAGCTGGAGACCGAGGGCTACCGCCTCCTGGTGAACCCGACCGGCCGCTTCGAGATCGGCGGCCCGATGGGCGACGCCGGCCTCACCGGCCGCAAGATCATCATCGACACTTACGGCGGCTACGCCCGGCACGGTGGCGGCGCCTTCTCGGGCAAGGACCCGTCGAAGGTCGACCGCTCCGCCGCGTACGCCATGCGCTGGGTCGCCAAGAACGTCGTGGCCGCGGGTCTCGCCTCGCGCTGCGAGGTCCAGGTCGCGTACGCCATCGGCAAGGCCGAGCCGGTCGGTCTCTTCGTCGAGACCTTCGGTACGAACACGGTCGACACCGACAAGATCGAGGCCGCGATCTCCGAGGTCTTCGACCTCCGCCCGGCCGCGATCATCCGTGACCTCGACCTGCTCCGCCCGATCTACTCCCAGACGGCCGCCTACGGCCACTTCGGGCGCGCGCTGCCCGACTTCACCTGGGAGCGGACGGACCGCGTGGACGCGCTGCGCAAGGCCGCCGGTCTGTAG
- a CDS encoding integration host factor, whose product MALPPLTPEQRAAALEKAAAARRERAEVKNRLKHSGASLHEVIKQGQENDVIGKMKVSALLESLPGVGKVRAKQIMERLGISESRRVRGLGSNQIASLEREFGSTGA is encoded by the coding sequence GTGGCTCTTCCGCCCCTTACCCCTGAACAGCGCGCAGCCGCGCTCGAAAAGGCCGCCGCGGCTCGCCGGGAGCGGGCCGAGGTCAAGAATCGACTCAAGCACTCCGGCGCCTCCCTGCACGAGGTGATCAAGCAGGGTCAGGAGAACGATGTCATCGGAAAGATGAAGGTCTCCGCCCTCCTCGAGTCCCTGCCGGGCGTGGGCAAGGTCCGCGCCAAGCAGATCATGGAGCGTCTCGGGATCTCCGAATCCCGCCGGGTGCGCGGTCTCGGTTCCAACCAGATCGCCTCCCTGGAGCGCGAGTTCGGCAGCACCGGCGCCTGA
- a CDS encoding RsmB/NOP family class I SAM-dependent RNA methyltransferase has translation MSDQPTSSNRGPRKPGKPHRRPKKDPVRILAFQALRAVDERDAYANLVLPPLLRKAREKEGPDKFDGRDAALATELVYGTLRRQGTYDAIVAACIDRPLREVDPPVLDVLNLGVHQLLGTRIPTHAAVSASVELARVVLGDGRAKFVNAVLRKVSQHDLDAWLEKVAPPYDEDPEDHLAVVHSHPRWVVSALWDSLGGGRAGIEDLLEADNERPEVTLVARPGRTTAEAVLQEVGEESGLPGRWSPYAVRLAEGGEPGAFDIVRTGRAGVQDEGSQLVAIALANAPVEGRDEKWLDGCAGPGGKAAMLAGLASQRGATLLASEKQPHRAGLVAKALRGNPGPYQVIAADGTRPPWAPGTFDRILMDVPCTGLGALRRRPEARWRRRPEDLDGFGPLQRSLLRTALESVRVGGVVGYATCSPHMAETRAVVDDVMKSFDGAELIDARPLLEGVPALGDGPDVQLWPHLHGTDAMYLALIRRTA, from the coding sequence TTGAGCGACCAGCCGACCTCGTCGAACCGCGGCCCCCGCAAGCCGGGCAAGCCCCACCGGCGTCCGAAGAAGGACCCCGTCCGCATCCTCGCCTTCCAGGCGCTGCGGGCGGTCGACGAGCGGGACGCGTACGCGAACCTCGTGCTGCCGCCGCTGCTGCGCAAGGCGCGCGAGAAGGAGGGGCCCGACAAGTTCGACGGCCGGGACGCGGCCCTCGCGACGGAGCTCGTGTACGGGACGCTGCGCCGGCAGGGCACGTACGACGCGATCGTCGCGGCCTGCATCGACCGGCCGCTGCGGGAGGTCGATCCGCCGGTCCTGGACGTGCTGAACCTCGGCGTGCACCAGCTGCTCGGGACGCGGATCCCCACGCACGCGGCCGTGTCCGCGTCCGTCGAGCTGGCACGGGTCGTGCTCGGCGACGGGCGCGCCAAGTTCGTCAACGCCGTGCTGCGGAAGGTCTCGCAGCACGACCTCGACGCGTGGCTGGAGAAGGTCGCGCCGCCGTACGACGAGGATCCCGAGGACCATCTCGCCGTCGTGCATTCGCATCCGCGATGGGTTGTCTCCGCGCTCTGGGACTCGCTGGGCGGCGGCCGTGCCGGGATCGAGGACCTGCTGGAGGCCGACAACGAGCGGCCCGAGGTCACCCTTGTCGCGCGCCCCGGACGGACCACGGCCGAGGCCGTGCTGCAAGAGGTCGGCGAGGAATCTGGGCTTCCGGGCCGCTGGTCCCCGTACGCCGTGCGGCTCGCGGAAGGTGGCGAGCCGGGCGCGTTCGACATCGTGCGGACCGGGCGTGCCGGAGTGCAGGACGAGGGAAGTCAGCTGGTCGCGATCGCGTTGGCGAACGCTCCGGTCGAGGGCCGTGACGAGAAGTGGCTCGACGGGTGCGCGGGCCCCGGCGGCAAGGCCGCGATGCTCGCGGGCCTCGCCTCGCAGCGCGGGGCGACGCTGCTCGCCTCCGAGAAGCAGCCGCACCGCGCCGGGCTCGTCGCGAAGGCGCTGCGCGGGAACCCGGGCCCCTACCAGGTGATCGCGGCCGACGGCACGCGCCCGCCGTGGGCCCCCGGGACGTTCGACCGCATCCTGATGGACGTGCCCTGTACGGGACTTGGCGCCCTGCGGCGTCGGCCCGAGGCACGCTGGCGGCGCAGGCCCGAGGACCTGGACGGGTTCGGCCCGCTGCAACGCTCCCTGCTGCGCACGGCACTTGAATCCGTACGCGTCGGCGGAGTCGTGGGCTACGCGACCTGTTCGCCGCACATGGCGGAGACACGGGCCGTCGTCGACGACGTCATGAAGTCCTTCGACGGGGCCGAACTCATCGACGCGCGGCCCCTGTTGGAGGGCGTGCCCGCGCTCGGTGACGGGCCCGACGTCCAGCTGTGGCCCCATCTGCACGGCACGGACGCGATGTACCTAGCGCTGATCCGGCGCACCGCCTGA
- the rpe gene encoding ribulose-phosphate 3-epimerase encodes MAVQINPSILSADFARLAAEAQAVEGADWLHVDVMDNHFVPNLTLGVPVVESLARATDTPLDCHLMIEDPDRWAPQYVEAGAGSVTFHAEAAAAPVRLAREIRAKGARASMALKPATPIEPYEDLLPELDMLLIMTVEPGFGGQAFLDIMLPKIRRTRDLISKHGLELWLQVDGGVSASTIERCAEAGADVFVAGSAVYGAKDPAEAVRALRTQAAQATSGASWACDH; translated from the coding sequence ATGGCCGTTCAGATCAACCCCAGCATCCTCTCCGCGGACTTCGCCCGCCTTGCCGCCGAGGCACAGGCCGTCGAAGGCGCCGACTGGCTCCATGTCGACGTCATGGACAACCACTTCGTCCCGAACCTCACCCTGGGGGTCCCGGTCGTAGAGTCGCTGGCGCGCGCGACGGACACCCCGCTGGACTGCCATCTGATGATCGAGGACCCCGATCGGTGGGCTCCCCAGTACGTCGAAGCGGGTGCCGGTTCCGTCACCTTCCACGCGGAGGCGGCCGCCGCCCCGGTCCGGCTCGCCCGCGAGATCCGCGCCAAGGGCGCCCGCGCCTCCATGGCCCTCAAGCCGGCCACGCCCATCGAGCCGTACGAGGATCTGCTCCCCGAGCTCGACATGCTGCTGATCATGACGGTCGAGCCGGGCTTCGGCGGGCAGGCGTTCCTCGACATCATGCTGCCGAAGATCCGCCGGACGCGGGACCTGATCTCGAAGCACGGTCTGGAACTCTGGTTGCAGGTCGACGGCGGCGTCTCCGCCTCGACGATCGAGCGGTGCGCTGAGGCCGGGGCCGACGTCTTCGTCGCCGGTTCGGCGGTATACGGGGCGAAGGACCCGGCCGAGGCGGTACGTGCATTGCGCACCCAGGCGGCGCAGGCCACGTCCGGCGCCTCCTGGGCGTGCGACCACTGA
- the fmt gene encoding methionyl-tRNA formyltransferase produces MKLVFAGTPEVAVPALDALIASDKHEVVAVVTRPDAPAGRGRRLVASPVAERAEEAGIEVLKPAKPRDEEFLARLREIGPDCCPVVAYGALLPKTALDVPARGWVNLHFSLLPAWRGAAPVQHSVMAGDEITGASTFLIEEGLDSGPVYGTVTEAVRPTDTSGDLLTRLAFAGAGLLVATMDGIADGSLQAVPQPADGVSLAPKITVEDARIDWNAPALRVDRVVRGCTPAPGAWTEFRGERLKVRTAVLAPDRTDLAPGELSVGKKNLYVGTGSHAVELLWVQAQGKKPMAAADWARGVRIGAGERLG; encoded by the coding sequence ATGAAGCTCGTCTTCGCAGGCACCCCCGAGGTCGCCGTTCCCGCCCTGGACGCCCTGATCGCCTCCGACAAGCACGAGGTCGTCGCGGTCGTCACCCGGCCCGACGCCCCCGCGGGGCGCGGCCGCCGCCTCGTCGCGAGCCCGGTCGCGGAGCGGGCCGAGGAGGCCGGCATCGAGGTGCTCAAGCCCGCCAAGCCGCGCGACGAGGAGTTCCTCGCCCGGCTGCGCGAGATCGGCCCGGACTGCTGCCCGGTCGTCGCCTACGGGGCGCTGCTCCCGAAGACCGCGCTCGACGTGCCGGCCCGCGGCTGGGTCAACCTGCACTTTTCGCTGCTTCCCGCCTGGCGCGGGGCCGCCCCCGTCCAGCACTCGGTCATGGCGGGGGACGAGATCACCGGGGCGTCGACCTTCCTCATCGAGGAGGGGCTCGACTCGGGTCCCGTCTACGGCACGGTGACCGAGGCGGTCCGGCCCACCGACACCAGCGGCGACCTGCTGACCCGGCTCGCGTTCGCGGGCGCCGGGCTGCTCGTGGCGACGATGGACGGCATCGCGGACGGCTCGCTCCAGGCGGTGCCGCAGCCCGCCGACGGCGTCTCCCTCGCCCCGAAGATCACGGTCGAGGACGCCCGGATCGACTGGAACGCGCCCGCGCTGCGCGTCGACCGTGTCGTGCGCGGCTGCACGCCCGCGCCCGGCGCCTGGACCGAGTTCCGCGGCGAGCGGCTCAAGGTGCGCACGGCCGTGCTCGCGCCGGACCGCACGGACCTGGCCCCCGGTGAGCTGAGCGTCGGCAAGAAGAACCTGTACGTCGGCACCGGCTCGCACGCCGTGGAGCTGCTGTGGGTGCAGGCCCAGGGCAAGAAGCCGATGGCGGCGGCGGACTGGGCGCGCGGCGTGCGGATCGGCGCGGGGGAGCGCCTGGGCTGA
- a CDS encoding MMPL family transporter yields MADVRSEDDVRGTAPVPGRRHGVAWLVCGRRSKWLVLLLWLVIIVGTAPLAQKLTDAQDNDAQSWLPGSAESTQVLDLSKDFRPETLPAVVVYARDGGLTVADRARIAQDVRQIKALSDHGLRGDEARGPVFDKKVRASAAQIYVPVTMDEKGWERIAPAVDSIRDRTGESTGGLAIHITGPGGTSADFSEAFEGIDSTLLLSALGIVIVILLFTYRSPTLLLVPVLSVVAALFTAQALIYLLAQHAGLTVNGQSAGILTVLVFGAGTDYALLLVARYREELRRHDDRHEAMALALHRAGPAVVASGATVVLSMLVLLTADMNSTRGLGPVAAIGVAVALLAMLTLFPALLVIFGRWMFWPVIPHVGSPEPTERGVWARTGRRIAHRPRLVWAVTAVALAVCSLGLIQLKAAGISNADSFTDKPDSIVGQEVSAKYFPAGTGDPLVIVANSERRGAVTRAVARTDGVVARSIGVPPNTAPEHAGRVLFEATTSDPSDSRAARDTVERVRDAVREVDGADAKVGGGPAALLDMDRATAHDNKLVIPLVLVVVLLILGVLLRALVAPLLLIGTVVLSFAAALGVSALAFRHLFDYAGESTDFPLFVFVFLVALGIDYNIFLTTRIREEAIRQGTRPGVVTGLAATGAVITSAGLVLAGTFAALGTLPMVAFAEIGFAVALGVLLDTFVVRSVLVTALFLDVGPRVWWPHALAKASDGAAIGPASPTGTSGGAPDQR; encoded by the coding sequence ATGGCGGACGTACGGAGCGAGGACGACGTACGGGGCACAGCACCGGTACCGGGACGGCGGCACGGGGTCGCGTGGCTGGTGTGCGGGCGGCGCAGCAAGTGGCTGGTGCTGCTGCTGTGGCTGGTGATCATCGTGGGGACGGCGCCGCTGGCCCAGAAGCTGACGGACGCGCAGGACAACGACGCGCAGTCCTGGCTGCCGGGATCCGCCGAGTCGACCCAGGTCCTCGACCTCTCCAAGGACTTCAGGCCCGAGACCCTCCCGGCCGTGGTGGTCTACGCGCGCGACGGCGGCCTCACCGTCGCCGACCGCGCCCGGATCGCCCAGGACGTACGCCAGATCAAGGCGCTCAGCGACCACGGGCTGCGCGGCGACGAGGCCCGCGGCCCGGTCTTCGACAAGAAGGTGCGCGCGTCGGCGGCGCAGATCTACGTGCCGGTGACGATGGACGAGAAGGGCTGGGAGCGGATCGCACCCGCCGTCGACTCCATCCGGGACCGTACGGGCGAATCGACGGGCGGGCTGGCCATCCACATCACGGGTCCCGGCGGCACCTCGGCGGACTTCTCCGAGGCGTTCGAGGGGATCGACTCGACGCTGCTGCTGTCCGCGCTCGGCATCGTGATCGTGATCCTGCTGTTCACGTACCGCAGTCCCACGCTGCTGCTCGTACCGGTGCTGAGCGTGGTGGCGGCGCTGTTCACCGCGCAGGCGCTGATCTACCTCCTCGCCCAGCACGCGGGCCTGACCGTCAACGGGCAGAGCGCGGGCATCCTGACGGTGCTCGTGTTCGGCGCGGGGACGGACTACGCGCTGCTCCTGGTCGCCCGCTACCGGGAGGAGCTGCGCCGGCACGACGACCGGCACGAGGCGATGGCGCTGGCCCTGCACCGGGCGGGCCCCGCCGTCGTCGCGTCCGGCGCGACGGTCGTGCTGAGCATGCTGGTGCTGCTCACGGCCGACATGAACTCGACGCGCGGCCTCGGCCCGGTCGCGGCGATCGGCGTCGCGGTCGCCCTGCTCGCGATGCTCACGCTGTTCCCGGCCCTGCTGGTGATCTTCGGGCGGTGGATGTTCTGGCCGGTGATCCCGCACGTGGGCAGCCCGGAGCCGACCGAGCGCGGGGTGTGGGCGCGCACCGGCCGCAGGATCGCGCACCGCCCGCGCCTGGTGTGGGCGGTCACCGCGGTGGCCCTCGCCGTGTGCTCGCTCGGCCTGATCCAGCTGAAGGCCGCGGGCATCAGCAACGCCGACTCGTTCACGGACAAGCCGGACTCGATCGTCGGGCAGGAGGTCTCGGCGAAGTACTTCCCCGCGGGCACCGGCGACCCGCTCGTCATCGTGGCGAACAGCGAGCGGCGCGGCGCGGTGACCCGCGCCGTCGCCCGGACGGACGGCGTGGTGGCGCGGAGCATCGGCGTCCCCCCGAACACCGCGCCCGAGCACGCGGGCCGGGTCCTGTTCGAGGCGACGACGTCGGACCCGTCCGACAGTCGGGCGGCGCGGGACACCGTGGAGCGGGTGCGCGACGCCGTGCGCGAGGTCGACGGCGCGGACGCCAAGGTGGGCGGCGGCCCCGCGGCGCTGCTCGACATGGACCGCGCGACGGCCCATGACAACAAACTGGTGATCCCGCTGGTCCTGGTGGTCGTGCTGCTGATCCTCGGGGTGCTGCTCCGGGCCCTGGTCGCGCCGCTGCTGCTGATCGGGACGGTCGTCCTGTCCTTCGCCGCGGCCCTCGGCGTGAGCGCGCTCGCCTTCCGCCATCTCTTCGACTACGCGGGCGAGTCCACGGACTTCCCGCTGTTCGTCTTCGTGTTCCTGGTCGCGCTCGGCATCGACTACAACATCTTCCTCACGACCCGCATCCGTGAGGAGGCGATCCGCCAGGGCACCCGGCCGGGCGTCGTGACGGGCCTGGCCGCGACCGGCGCGGTGATCACGTCGGCCGGCCTGGTGCTGGCGGGCACGTTCGCGGCCCTGGGCACGCTGCCGATGGTGGCGTTCGCGGAGATCGGCTTCGCGGTCGCGCTCGGCGTGCTCCTGGACACGTTCGTGGTCCGCTCGGTCCTGGTGACGGCGCTCTTCCTGGACGTGGGGCCACGGGTGTGGTGGCCCCACGCGCTCGCGAAGGCGTCGGACGGCGCGGCGATCGGCCCGGCGTCCCCTACCGGTACGTCAGGCGGTGCGCCGGATCAGCGCTAG
- the gmk gene encoding guanylate kinase, whose translation MSERPRLTVLSGPSGVGKSTVVAHMRKQHPEVWLSVSATTRKPRPGEKHGVQYFFVTDEEMDKLIANGELLEWAEFAGNRYGTPRRAVLDRLEAGEPVLLEIDLQGARLVRESMPEAQLVFLAPPSWDELVRRLTGRGTEAPEVIERRLGAAKVELAAEAEFDTTLVNTSVEDVARELLALMKVL comes from the coding sequence ATGAGTGAACGTCCGCGGCTGACCGTGCTCTCCGGCCCCTCTGGAGTCGGCAAGAGCACGGTCGTCGCTCATATGCGCAAGCAGCACCCCGAGGTCTGGCTCTCGGTGTCGGCGACGACCCGCAAGCCGCGCCCCGGCGAGAAGCACGGAGTCCAGTACTTCTTCGTCACCGACGAGGAGATGGACAAGCTGATCGCCAATGGCGAGCTCCTCGAGTGGGCCGAGTTCGCGGGGAACCGCTACGGCACCCCGCGGCGTGCCGTGCTCGACCGCCTCGAAGCGGGCGAGCCGGTGCTCCTCGAGATCGACCTCCAGGGTGCCCGCCTGGTCCGGGAGTCGATGCCCGAGGCGCAGCTGGTCTTCCTCGCCCCGCCGAGCTGGGACGAGCTGGTCCGCCGGCTCACCGGGCGCGGTACCGAGGCACCGGAGGTCATCGAGCGTCGTCTCGGGGCCGCGAAGGTGGAGCTGGCGGCCGAGGCGGAGTTCGACACGACCCTTGTCAACACCTCCGTCGAGGACGTAGCGCGTGAGCTGCTAGCCTTGATGAAAGTTCTTTGA
- the coaBC gene encoding bifunctional phosphopantothenoylcysteine decarboxylase/phosphopantothenate--cysteine ligase CoaBC codes for MESYVFEVRGDPVSSKPKVVLGVSGGIAAYKACELLRRLTESGHEVRVVPTDSALHFVGAATWSALSGNPVSTEVWDSVHEVPHVRIGQHADIVVVAPATADMLAKAAHGLADDLLTNTLLTARCPVVFAPAMHTEMWEHPATQENVATLRRRGALVIEPAVGRLTGVDTGKGRFPDPVEIFDYVRRVLAGGGERDLAGKHVVVSAGGTREPLDPVRFLGNRSSGKQGYALARSAVARGARVTLLSANAALPDPAGVDVVHVGTAVQLREAVLKAAADADAVVMAAAVADFRPETYATGKIKKKDGQEPAPIALVRNPDILAEISADRPRPGQVVVGFAAETDDVLANGRAKLARKGCDLLVVNEVGERKTFGSEENEAVILGADGSEIPVPYGPKDALADRIWDEVVRRG; via the coding sequence ATGGAGTCGTACGTTTTCGAAGTCAGGGGAGATCCGGTGTCGTCGAAGCCCAAGGTCGTACTGGGGGTCAGCGGTGGAATCGCCGCCTACAAGGCGTGTGAACTGCTGCGACGCCTGACGGAGTCCGGACACGAGGTGCGGGTCGTGCCCACCGACTCGGCACTGCACTTCGTCGGCGCCGCCACCTGGTCCGCCCTGTCCGGCAACCCGGTCTCCACCGAGGTCTGGGACTCCGTCCACGAGGTCCCGCACGTGCGCATCGGGCAGCACGCCGACATCGTCGTCGTCGCCCCGGCCACCGCCGACATGCTCGCCAAGGCGGCCCACGGCCTCGCCGACGACCTCCTCACCAACACCCTCCTCACCGCCCGCTGTCCGGTCGTCTTCGCGCCGGCCATGCACACCGAGATGTGGGAGCACCCGGCCACCCAGGAGAACGTCGCGACGCTGCGCCGCCGCGGCGCCCTCGTCATCGAGCCCGCGGTCGGCCGCCTCACCGGCGTGGACACGGGCAAGGGCCGCTTCCCCGACCCGGTCGAGATCTTCGACTACGTACGCCGGGTCCTCGCGGGCGGCGGCGAGCGGGACCTCGCCGGCAAGCACGTCGTGGTCAGCGCGGGCGGCACCCGCGAGCCCCTCGACCCGGTCCGCTTCCTCGGCAACCGCTCCTCCGGCAAGCAGGGCTACGCGCTGGCCCGCAGCGCGGTGGCGCGCGGCGCCCGCGTCACCCTGTTGTCCGCGAACGCCGCCCTGCCGGACCCGGCCGGCGTCGACGTCGTGCATGTGGGAACGGCCGTCCAGCTGCGCGAGGCGGTCCTCAAGGCGGCCGCCGACGCCGACGCGGTCGTCATGGCCGCCGCCGTCGCCGACTTCCGCCCCGAGACGTACGCCACCGGAAAGATCAAGAAGAAGGACGGCCAGGAGCCCGCGCCGATCGCGCTCGTCCGCAACCCGGACATCCTGGCCGAGATCTCCGCCGACCGGCCGCGCCCCGGCCAGGTCGTCGTGGGCTTCGCCGCCGAGACCGACGACGTCCTCGCCAACGGCCGCGCCAAGCTCGCCCGCAAGGGCTGCGACCTGCTCGTCGTCAACGAGGTCGGGGAGCGCAAGACGTTCGGCTCCGAGGAGAACGAGGCCGTGATCCTCGGCGCCGACGGCAGCGAGATCCCGGTCCCCTACGGGCCGAAGGACGCGCTCGCCGACCGGATCTGGGACGAGGTCGTCCGGCGCGGGTGA
- a CDS encoding ribonuclease domain-containing protein: protein MRLRLFAAVLLVLGVLITGCGGGDDGTATVRVAQLPVEARRTLELIDAGGPFPYEKDGSVFGNFEGELPKQARGYYREYTVPTPGERGRGARRLVTGREGETYYTDDHYESFRAVLR from the coding sequence ATGAGGTTGCGGCTGTTCGCTGCGGTGCTGCTCGTCCTCGGTGTGCTGATCACCGGGTGCGGCGGCGGGGACGACGGCACGGCCACCGTGCGGGTGGCGCAGCTGCCCGTCGAGGCGCGCCGCACGCTGGAGCTCATCGACGCCGGTGGGCCGTTCCCGTACGAGAAGGACGGGAGCGTCTTCGGGAACTTCGAGGGGGAGCTGCCGAAGCAGGCGCGCGGCTACTACCGCGAGTACACCGTGCCCACGCCGGGGGAGCGCGGCCGCGGGGCGCGGCGCCTCGTCACCGGCCGCGAGGGGGAGACGTACTACACCGATGACCACTACGAGTCGTTCAGGGCGGTGCTGAGATGA
- a CDS encoding sugar-binding domain-containing protein, which translates to MGPAELVQAAAMARRFYLEGKSKIQIAEEFGVSRFKVARVLETALERDLVRIEIRVPAELDAERSDALRARYGLRHAVVVESPAEAEESPDPENLGEVAADLLGELVTEGDVLGLAWGRSTIHMAAALDRLPPCTVVQLTGVYDAGTAERGSVEAVRRAAQVSGGDAHPIYAPMLLPDEATAAALRNQTGIARAFEYFDKVTVACVSIGSWEPGISTVHDMLSDEERAHYASLGVAAEMSAHLFDAQGRRVGRDLGERCITVEADRLRRIPEVVAIAGGQRKAAAIDAVLRSGLVTSLVTDTAAADFLLTAGAAPRPALQRADPDD; encoded by the coding sequence ATGGGACCCGCGGAGCTGGTGCAGGCGGCGGCCATGGCCCGTCGCTTCTACCTCGAGGGCAAGTCCAAGATCCAGATCGCCGAGGAGTTCGGCGTGAGCCGCTTCAAGGTGGCCCGGGTCCTGGAAACCGCCCTCGAGCGAGATCTCGTACGTATCGAGATCCGGGTCCCGGCCGAGCTGGACGCCGAGCGCTCCGACGCGCTGCGCGCCCGCTACGGCCTGCGGCACGCGGTCGTCGTCGAGTCTCCGGCCGAGGCCGAGGAGTCGCCCGACCCTGAGAACCTCGGCGAGGTGGCGGCCGACCTGCTCGGCGAGCTCGTCACCGAGGGCGATGTGCTCGGCCTCGCGTGGGGCCGTTCCACCATCCACATGGCCGCGGCCCTCGACCGGCTGCCGCCGTGCACCGTCGTGCAGCTGACCGGCGTGTACGACGCGGGGACCGCGGAGCGCGGCTCCGTGGAGGCCGTGCGGCGGGCCGCCCAGGTCTCCGGTGGCGACGCGCACCCCATCTACGCGCCGATGCTGCTGCCGGACGAGGCGACGGCCGCGGCGCTGCGCAACCAGACCGGCATCGCCCGCGCCTTCGAGTACTTCGACAAGGTCACCGTCGCGTGTGTGTCGATCGGCTCGTGGGAGCCGGGGATCTCGACCGTGCACGACATGCTGAGCGACGAGGAGCGGGCGCACTACGCCTCGCTCGGCGTCGCCGCCGAGATGTCCGCGCACCTGTTCGACGCGCAGGGGCGTCGGGTCGGGCGTGACCTGGGGGAGCGGTGCATCACCGTCGAGGCGGACCGCCTCCGGCGGATACCTGAGGTCGTGGCCATCGCGGGCGGGCAGCGCAAGGCTGCCGCCATCGACGCGGTCCTGCGGTCCGGGCTCGTGACCAGCCTGGTCACCGACACGGCCGCGGCTGATTTTCTGCTGACCGCGGGGGCCGCACCTCGGCCTGCTCTGCAGCGGGCCGACCCCGACGACTGA
- the rpoZ gene encoding DNA-directed RNA polymerase subunit omega, with protein MSSSITAPEGIINPPIDELLEATDSKYSLVIYAAKRARQINAYYSQLGEGLLEYVGPLVDTHVHEKPLSIALREINAGLLTSEAIEGPAQ; from the coding sequence GTGTCCTCTTCCATCACCGCGCCCGAGGGCATCATCAACCCGCCGATTGATGAGCTCCTCGAGGCCACCGACTCGAAGTACAGCCTGGTCATCTACGCCGCCAAGCGCGCGCGTCAGATCAACGCGTACTACTCGCAGCTCGGTGAGGGTCTGCTCGAGTACGTCGGCCCGCTGGTGGACACCCACGTCCACGAGAAGCCGCTCTCGATCGCTCTCCGCGAGATCAACGCGGGCCTGCTGACGTCCGAGGCCATCGAGGGCCCGGCGCAGTAA